The sequence CGAGGCGACGCTCACCGTACTCACGCCTTAGCGACGTCAGTGGTGGAGCTCACGCACCGTCCGTCCAGCCGTCCTCAAACCTCCGGCCCGAAGCAATGCAGATAGTCGTCACAGGCCCCGCAACTCGGGGCCTTGCAGACGCGGATCTCGGCGCTTTCGCACAGGCAGAGGTAGAAGAACTTCTTCCACTTCATGTCCTTGCGGTTGCGTTCGGCCAGCACGGTGAAGAAGCCGTGCAGGAGTTGCGAGAGCACGGCGCGGGAGGGCAGGTTCATGTCCTGCCAGAGGTGGTCGGCGCCGACGCAGGCAGTGGTGATCGCGTGGGCGAGCCAGTCGTTGTCGTGGTCGGCGTGGCTGCGATGGCTGAGGAGCAAGTAGAGCAGGTCTTCAAGCTCCAGCGCTTCACCGAAGTCATGTGGCACGCGCAAGGCGCCGGCCGGCAGGAGCGTCACGAAGCCCGGGAAATGGCTGGCGATCAGCTGGCGCGTGGCCCCCGTATCGAGGCCGTACAGCGGCAGGCATTCCAGGCCATGCTTTTGCCAGCGTGAGCACAACACGCCAGCGAGCGCGACGCTGACTGTCTGGTCCGCACGCCGCGCCAGGGCCATCAGCTCATCGCGCGTGGGGGCGCCCACGGAACCGCCGGCGCCTGGCCCGGGGCCAAGGAGAAGCGGCGGTTCCGCAGCGCGCCGCATCGGCTTCAGACTTCCACGGTTGCGTGGGTGTAGCACTTCTTCGGACACACCTTGGAGCAGGCCTGGCAACCGACGCAGTTTTCCTTGCGGGCGAGCGTCATCACCTTCTTCTCGTATTCCTCGTCCTCATCGCTGTCCGGGTCGACCACGACCAGCTCGCCGTCCTCGTTGACGCCAGCCAGTTCGAGCACGTCGTTCGCACAGACGCGCACGCAGCGCGCGCAGCCGATACATTTCTCCTGGTTCAGGTGCGTGACGAAGCGCGGCGTCCACAGCTGCCCGCTCGGCAGCGTGATCGAGAAGGTACTCATGTCTTGTGCTCCGAAAGATGCGCAACCGCTCACGCAGTGGCGGCGGCCAAGTCCTTGCGTGCTGCCATCAGCGACTGATGCGCGTCGAACGCCACCTGCGCCACTGCCATGATCTTTTCCCAGTTGGTCGGCAGATCCTCAGAGAGGTCATGCAGGTCCATCTTGGCCTGCGTCGCCTGCGCGTTGAGTTTCTTGACCCGGGCTTTCAGTGTTTCAACTTCTTCCATGCTCTCTTCTCCGCCGTATGAAGGTGTGGAGGAATCGTCGCGGGCGGGCCGAGGCCGTGTCGGGACGTGCAGCCGTACAGACGCACGGCGAACATCGCAGGCGCAGGATCAGTCCGCGCATCAGCTACATCCACGCCCTCTATCCGTAGGTCGCGACGTCCTGGTACTTGCGGATCATCCCCACGCCCTCCTCCACATGCTTCGCGCCGGCCTCGGCCAGTTTCGCAAGCGTAGGAAAGCCGAATCGATGCGCGTCGCGCAGCTGCTTGTTCACCACGATCAGGCGCCCGGCGATCAGCACCATGCGGCCGAAGCCCTCGTGGTGCATCTTCATCATCGGCGCGACCATCACCCCGGTGGCGCGCTCGATCGCGAGGCCGACCGCGTTGAAGAAGAGCTCGATGCGCCACAAGGTCTCGGGGTCCGGATCGCCCATGATCGGTAGCGCGCGGCGTGTTTCAGCGCTGAGGATGTACGGCGCGAGCAGCGTCGCGTCGCTCTTGCCGTCCCACACGCCGTGGGTGTCCTGTGCGCGGTACTGCTTGGCGAGTTCCGTGAGGTAAGGCGTGGCGAGGGCCGCGGCGTCCTCGGCGCTCAGGTCCAGGGTTTCGGTGCTCATCACTCATCCTCGAAGTTGGTTGCCTGCGGCTGATCTTTCATCAGTGCCTTGCGCAGCCAAGGCGGCGGGGTGCCCTTGAGCACATCGCGCAGCTTGGCGAGGATCTCCTCGATTGCCTCGGGTTGGCTTACCTTGACCGGGTGGATCTTGTTGGCCACGACGCGCGCTGCCGCCGAGCCGCCGATCGCGGCCACGTAGACGATGGCGACGTCCTTGATGGCTTCGAGCTTGGGTGCGAGCTTGTCCTCGTCGCCGTCTTCATCGAGCTTGCCGCCGAAGTCGAAGGTCTCGAGGTAGCTGTAGCCATCCGTGCTGACGTCATAGACGGCGATGTGCTTGGCCCAGCCGAAGTGCGCGTCGACGCGCTGCCGGTCCTGCGTTGCGAAAGCGATCTTCATGATCGACTCCTGTGTGAAACATCATTCGGTGAGCAAGGCGCTGTCGCATCCACAGCCAGTGCCGCAGGCGCCACCCTGCGCCGCCGCGGCGCTTTCCGGCGGTAGCGGCCAGTCCTGCGGCGCAGCCGAGTGCTCGGCTTCGAGCAAGGCGTTCGCCCATTGCGTGATCAGTTCGCGTGTGCCGCGATAGCCGAGCGTCAGCACGTGCGAGGCGCCGAGCCGGTCGAACATCGGCAAGCCGGTGCGCAGGAGCGGGATGCCCAGGCGTGCAGCCGCCTGGCGGCCGTGCGAATGGGTGACGAGGATCTCGGCACGCGTCGCGCGGGCGCGTGTCTCCAGGTCTTCAAGATCGCCAATCAACACGTCCTCGCAAGGCAGCCCGGCAAGTACCGGCGACTGCGTGGTGGTGACGGCGGCGCAGACCTCGGCGCCCATCTCGTGTGCGGTGTGGGCAAGCGTGTGCAGCAGGTCTGGCTCGGCGCCGATGGCGAACCTGCGACCGCCGATCCAGAAGTGCGCATCGAGCATCGCGTCCTGCAACTGGCCGCGCTGGCGGCGGTACTTCGCCGGCACCGCATTGCCGGAGAGCTCGGTCAGGTACCGCATCAGCGCGTCGACGGCGCCGAGGCCGGTGAGCCGGTCGAAGACGCGGCAAGGCACGCCGGCCCGGTCTTCGAGCGCCGTAGCCGCGGCCGTCATGCGCGCGCCGATCGCGATGCTGGCAATCGAAGCGCCCATGCGGCCGAGTTGCTCAAGCGTGCTGCCTCCCAGCGTGGTTGGGGTGAAGTTCTCCGGGATGTGGCCGTCGAGGGAGCCGGAGAGATCCGGCGCCACGATCGCTTCAAGGCCGAAGGCTTCGATGATCTCGCGCAGCTCGTCGATATCGGCGGGCGTGAGGTGGCAGCCGGGCAACAGGTTCACCTGGCGCGGGTTGCGTGTCGGTGCCGGCGCGACGAAGGCTTCGACGAGCGCCAGTACCGCCTTGCCCCAGCCATCCTCGAAGGCGCCGACGTAGTCGGGCGTCGATACATAGACGATGCGTGTGCCCGCCAGTGCTTCGGCGTGCTTGCGCTCAATGAGCCTGAGGAAACCATCGACATCGTCGCCCTTGGTCTCGGTGAGCCCGGTGGACGCAATCGCGATCAGTGCGGGGTTCGCCCGCTTCTTGATGTTGAGCACCGCCTGCTCGATGTTCTCCATGCCGCCGAGAATCGTGCTGACCTCGTTCATTGCCGTGGTCTGCAGCGGGATAGCTTCTTTGAA is a genomic window of Niveibacterium sp. SC-1 containing:
- a CDS encoding nitrogen fixation protein NifQ — translated: MGAPTRDELMALARRADQTVSVALAGVLCSRWQKHGLECLPLYGLDTGATRQLIASHFPGFVTLLPAGALRVPHDFGEALELEDLLYLLLSHRSHADHDNDWLAHAITTACVGADHLWQDMNLPSRAVLSQLLHGFFTVLAERNRKDMKWKKFFYLCLCESAEIRVCKAPSCGACDDYLHCFGPEV
- the fdxB gene encoding ferredoxin III, nif-specific, which codes for MSTFSITLPSGQLWTPRFVTHLNQEKCIGCARCVRVCANDVLELAGVNEDGELVVVDPDSDEDEEYEKKVMTLARKENCVGCQACSKVCPKKCYTHATVEV
- a CDS encoding CCE_0567 family metalloprotein; protein product: MEEVETLKARVKKLNAQATQAKMDLHDLSEDLPTNWEKIMAVAQVAFDAHQSLMAARKDLAAATA
- a CDS encoding NifX-associated nitrogen fixation protein, with the protein product MSTETLDLSAEDAAALATPYLTELAKQYRAQDTHGVWDGKSDATLLAPYILSAETRRALPIMGDPDPETLWRIELFFNAVGLAIERATGVMVAPMMKMHHEGFGRMVLIAGRLIVVNKQLRDAHRFGFPTLAKLAEAGAKHVEEGVGMIRKYQDVATYG
- the nifX gene encoding nitrogen fixation protein NifX — translated: MKIAFATQDRQRVDAHFGWAKHIAVYDVSTDGYSYLETFDFGGKLDEDGDEDKLAPKLEAIKDVAIVYVAAIGGSAAARVVANKIHPVKVSQPEAIEEILAKLRDVLKGTPPPWLRKALMKDQPQATNFEDE
- the nifN gene encoding nitrogenase iron-molybdenum cofactor biosynthesis protein NifN gives rise to the protein MATVGESRKACAVNPLKMSQPLGACYAFMGIGNCMPMMHGSQGCTSFGLVLLVRHFKEAIPLQTTAMNEVSTILGGMENIEQAVLNIKKRANPALIAIASTGLTETKGDDVDGFLRLIERKHAEALAGTRIVYVSTPDYVGAFEDGWGKAVLALVEAFVAPAPTRNPRQVNLLPGCHLTPADIDELREIIEAFGLEAIVAPDLSGSLDGHIPENFTPTTLGGSTLEQLGRMGASIASIAIGARMTAAATALEDRAGVPCRVFDRLTGLGAVDALMRYLTELSGNAVPAKYRRQRGQLQDAMLDAHFWIGGRRFAIGAEPDLLHTLAHTAHEMGAEVCAAVTTTQSPVLAGLPCEDVLIGDLEDLETRARATRAEILVTHSHGRQAAARLGIPLLRTGLPMFDRLGASHVLTLGYRGTRELITQWANALLEAEHSAAPQDWPLPPESAAAAQGGACGTGCGCDSALLTE